From the bacterium genome, the window TGGCTACCTGAAACTGAATCAGTTTTCGGGACTCGAAGAGGCGGCACGCGTTGCCGAAGGAGCGATGTCTTTTCTTGCCAACTCCGAAGCCGTAATCATTGACCTGCGCGAGAATGGCGGCGGCAGTCCGCAGATGATTCAGCTCATGTCCAGCTATTTTCTGAACGGCAGGGTTCACCTGAACAGCTTTATTTGTCCTCGCAACGGCAAACACGAACAATATTGGACATATGCGAATCTGAATGGTGTCCGCATGCTCTCGCAACCAGTATATATTTTGCAGAGTAGTCAATCGTTTTCCGCCGCCGAGGAGTTCGCGTACAATCTTCAGGCCTTGCGCAGAGCAACGATAATCGGTGACACGACCGGGGGCGGAGCGCACGATAATCACACGTACGGTCTGCCGGACCTTGGTGTCACGATTTCCATTCCCTTCACACGCGCCGTCAATCCCATTACAGGATCGAATTGGGAAGGAGTTGGGGTGTTGCCGGACATTCCGTGCGAGGATTCCGTTGCCTTGGAACTTGCCATGCTTGAAGCTGCCCGCCGTTTACACCAATCAGAGACAGACGAACGGCGGCTGCAACAGTTGTCATGGCTAATTGACGAATTGAACGCGCACGTGAATCCCGTTCAACTGTCGGAGACGGAACTTTCGTTCTTTGCGGG encodes:
- a CDS encoding S41 family peptidase, with amino-acid sequence MNRIFIAFTVLVSSSLALAQSEIPPATPERKRAIVDTLAQMIAKEYLFGDLAEAAVELITDRYARGAYDTLKWLPDFTHAVTADLRSVTKDRHLGVWAEPEHALMIYRATGAQRDSLNRERGRYNNFGFEKVERLRCNIGYLKLNQFSGLEEAARVAEGAMSFLANSEAVIIDLRENGGGSPQMIQLMSSYFLNGRVHLNSFICPRNGKHEQYWTYANLNGVRMLSQPVYILQSSQSFSAAEEFAYNLQALRRATIIGDTTGGGAHDNHTYGLPDLGVTISIPFTRAVNPITGSNWEGVGVLPDIPCEDSVALELAMLEAARRLHQSETDERRLQQLSWLIDELNAHVNPVQLSETELSFFAGGYGPRSVTLRDGVLFYQRDNGQLRKLTPLTARRFAVEGLSYFRIEFAGSESTPAEAIIGLYEDGSTDRSDRTN